In Priestia megaterium NBRC 15308 = ATCC 14581, the following proteins share a genomic window:
- the atpA gene encoding F0F1 ATP synthase subunit alpha, with protein sequence MSIKAEEISALIKQQIENYQSEIKVSDVGTVIQVGDGIARAHGLDNVMAGELVEFSNGVMGMAQNLEENNVGIIILGPYTEIREGDEVRRTGRIMEVPVGEQLIGRVVNSLGQPVDGLGPVETTKTRPIEGAAPGVMDRKSVHEPLQTGIKAIDALVPIGRGQRELIIGDRQTGKTSVAIDTILNQKDQDMVCIYVAIGQKESTVRNVVETLRKHGALDYTIVVTASASQPAPLLFLAPYAGVTMGEEFMYNGKHVLVIYDDLTKQASAYRELSLLLRRPPGREAYPGDVFYLHSRLLERAAKLSDAKGGGSLTALPFIETQAGDVSAYIPTNVISITDGQIFLQSDLFFSGVRPAINAGLSVSRVGGSAQIKAMKKVAGTLRLDLASYRELESFAQFGSDLDQATQAKLNRGARTVEILKQGLHKPLRVEKQVAVLYALTKGFLDDVPVSDITRFEDEYLTWLESNRKEVLESIRTTGGLPEAGVFESALEEFKKTFIASE encoded by the coding sequence ATGAGCATCAAAGCTGAAGAAATTAGTGCGCTGATCAAGCAGCAAATTGAAAACTATCAGTCTGAGATTAAAGTGAGTGATGTAGGTACTGTTATCCAAGTTGGGGACGGTATCGCACGTGCTCATGGCCTCGACAATGTCATGGCTGGAGAACTGGTTGAATTTTCAAATGGTGTCATGGGAATGGCACAAAACTTAGAAGAAAACAATGTAGGTATCATTATTTTAGGACCATATACGGAAATTCGTGAAGGTGACGAAGTTCGCCGTACAGGACGCATCATGGAAGTTCCAGTAGGGGAGCAGTTAATCGGTCGTGTTGTTAACTCATTAGGTCAGCCAGTAGACGGCTTAGGCCCAGTAGAAACAACAAAAACACGTCCAATTGAAGGTGCTGCACCTGGCGTTATGGATCGTAAATCAGTACATGAGCCGCTTCAAACAGGTATCAAGGCGATTGACGCACTTGTGCCGATCGGTCGTGGACAGCGTGAGTTAATTATCGGTGACCGTCAAACGGGTAAAACATCGGTAGCAATCGATACAATCTTAAACCAAAAAGATCAAGATATGGTATGTATCTATGTAGCGATTGGCCAAAAAGAATCAACAGTTCGTAACGTAGTAGAGACATTACGTAAACACGGTGCTCTAGATTACACAATCGTTGTAACAGCATCAGCTTCACAACCAGCCCCACTATTATTCTTAGCGCCATATGCTGGGGTAACAATGGGTGAAGAGTTTATGTATAACGGTAAGCACGTACTTGTTATTTACGATGACTTAACAAAACAAGCATCAGCTTATCGTGAACTTTCATTACTATTACGCCGTCCTCCAGGTCGTGAAGCGTATCCAGGGGATGTATTCTACCTGCACTCTCGTTTATTAGAGCGTGCGGCAAAGTTATCGGACGCAAAAGGTGGAGGTTCATTAACAGCTCTTCCATTTATTGAAACGCAAGCAGGAGACGTATCTGCTTATATCCCAACGAACGTAATTTCGATTACAGACGGACAAATTTTCTTACAGTCAGATCTATTCTTCTCAGGCGTGCGTCCTGCGATTAATGCTGGTCTTTCTGTATCACGTGTAGGGGGATCTGCACAAATTAAAGCGATGAAAAAGGTAGCAGGTACACTGCGTCTAGACCTTGCATCTTATCGTGAGCTTGAATCGTTTGCTCAGTTCGGTTCTGATCTTGACCAAGCAACTCAAGCAAAATTAAATCGAGGAGCGCGTACAGTTGAAATCTTAAAACAAGGTTTACACAAACCGCTTCGCGTAGAAAAACAAGTAGCTGTGCTTTACGCATTAACAAAAGGCTTCTTAGATGATGTTCCGGTATCAGATATTACGCGCTTTGAAGACGAGTACTTAACATGGTTAGAATCAAACCGTAAAGAAGTACTTGAATCAATCCGTACAACTGGTGGACTTCCTGAAGCTGGCGTATTCGAATCAGCACTTGAAGAATTCAAGAAAACATTTATTGCATCTGAATAA
- a CDS encoding F0F1 ATP synthase subunit delta, translating to MSQPAVAKRYALALFQLATEKQMIDEMQDQLQIVEEVFAKTPELMDVLTHPKITIERKKQFVSEAFAELSPTVQHTVLLLLERHRIQIVSEMVKEYRFLANEVRGVADATVYSVKPLSADEKRAISQSFASKVGKHTLNISNIVDKSLIGGVKLRIGNRIYDGSISSKLETIHRGLLAHRS from the coding sequence ATGAGTCAACCAGCTGTAGCCAAACGCTATGCACTAGCTCTTTTTCAATTAGCAACAGAAAAACAGATGATCGATGAAATGCAAGACCAGCTACAAATCGTTGAAGAGGTGTTTGCTAAAACACCTGAATTAATGGATGTATTAACTCATCCAAAAATTACAATTGAGCGAAAAAAACAGTTTGTAAGTGAGGCATTTGCTGAACTTTCACCAACTGTTCAACATACGGTTCTTCTATTATTAGAGCGTCACCGCATTCAAATTGTTAGCGAAATGGTAAAAGAGTATCGTTTCCTAGCGAACGAAGTACGTGGCGTGGCAGATGCAACTGTTTATTCTGTCAAACCTTTAAGTGCAGATGAGAAAAGAGCAATCTCACAATCATTTGCTTCTAAAGTTGGAAAACATACGTTAAATATTTCAAATATAGTAGATAAAAGCCTAATCGGCGGCGTGAAGCTTCGCATTGGTAATCGTATCTATGATGGCAGCATTAGCAGCAAATTAGAAACGATCCACCGAGGACTTCTTGCACACAGATCGTAG
- a CDS encoding F0F1 ATP synthase subunit B: MAVSNMFVLGAAGINGGDILFQLVMFLILLALLQKFAFGPVMGIMKKREEHIAGEIDEAEKQNEEAKKLVEEQREILKQSRQEVQVMMENARKSAEDKKEEIIAAAREESERLKAAAKQEIEQQKDQAVAALREQVASLSVLIASKVIEKELSEQDQEKLIHEYIQEVGDVR, translated from the coding sequence ATGGCCGTGTCGAACATGTTTGTGTTAGGAGCAGCAGGCATTAATGGTGGAGATATTCTTTTCCAATTAGTGATGTTCCTTATCCTACTTGCGTTACTTCAAAAATTCGCGTTTGGTCCTGTAATGGGAATCATGAAAAAACGTGAAGAGCATATTGCCGGTGAGATTGATGAAGCAGAAAAGCAAAATGAGGAAGCGAAGAAGCTTGTTGAAGAGCAGCGTGAAATCTTAAAGCAATCTCGTCAAGAAGTGCAAGTAATGATGGAAAACGCTAGAAAGTCTGCAGAAGATAAAAAAGAAGAAATCATTGCGGCAGCACGCGAAGAGTCTGAGCGTCTAAAAGCTGCAGCAAAACAAGAAATCGAACAGCAAAAAGATCAAGCAGTTGCTGCGTTACGTGAGCAAGTTGCTTCATTATCTGTTTTAATTGCGTCGAAAGTTATTGAAAAAGAACTTTCTGAACAAGATCAAGAGAAGTTAATTCATGAATATATCCAAGAAGTAGGGGATGTACGATGA
- the atpE gene encoding F0F1 ATP synthase subunit C → MGLIASAIAIGLAALGAGIGNGLIVSKTIEGTARQPEARGTLTSMMFVGVALVEALPIIAVVIAFMVQGK, encoded by the coding sequence ATGGGTTTAATAGCATCTGCAATTGCGATTGGTTTAGCGGCACTAGGTGCTGGTATTGGTAACGGTCTTATCGTTTCTAAGACGATTGAAGGCACAGCTCGCCAACCAGAAGCACGTGGTACATTAACTTCAATGATGTTCGTTGGGGTTGCCTTAGTTGAGGCGCTTCCAATTATCGCCGTAGTTATTGCATTCATGGTACAAGGTAAATAA
- the atpB gene encoding F0F1 ATP synthase subunit A, giving the protein MGHESPTIEFLGLTFSQSNLLMVTVASVIVFLIAVLCTRTLAMKPSGAQNFIEWVLDFVKGLVNSNMDWKTGGRFLTLGVTLLMYIFVSNMLGLPFAIVIDHNLWWKSPTADPAITLTLAVMVVVLSHYYGIKMRGFSAYTKDYFKPMAFLFPLKIIEEFANTLTLGLRLYGNIYAGEILLSLLAGLATTGFLGTIGAAIPMLLWQGFSIFVGAIQAFIFTMLTMVYLSHKVSSDH; this is encoded by the coding sequence TTGGGTCATGAATCACCAACTATAGAGTTTCTAGGCCTTACTTTTAGTCAAAGTAACTTGCTTATGGTTACCGTAGCTTCTGTTATTGTATTCTTAATTGCAGTTTTATGTACTCGTACTCTTGCTATGAAGCCAAGCGGTGCACAAAACTTTATTGAATGGGTCTTAGATTTTGTTAAAGGACTCGTTAATAGCAATATGGATTGGAAAACAGGTGGCCGCTTTTTGACGCTAGGTGTAACTTTACTTATGTACATTTTTGTGTCAAATATGTTGGGTCTTCCATTTGCCATCGTGATTGACCATAACTTATGGTGGAAATCGCCAACCGCTGATCCAGCAATTACGCTGACGTTAGCCGTTATGGTAGTTGTACTATCACATTATTATGGTATTAAAATGCGAGGTTTTTCTGCATACACGAAAGATTACTTCAAGCCAATGGCGTTTTTATTCCCGCTTAAGATTATCGAGGAGTTTGCCAATACGTTAACGCTTGGCCTTCGTCTTTACGGTAATATTTATGCTGGGGAAATTTTGTTAAGCTTGCTAGCTGGTTTAGCAACAACAGGCTTCCTAGGTACAATTGGAGCTGCTATTCCAATGCTTTTATGGCAAGGATTCAGTATTTTTGTAGGCGCAATTCAGGCCTTCATTTTCACAATGTTAACGATGGTTTATTTATCTCACAAAGTGAGTAGCGACCATTAA
- a CDS encoding ATP synthase subunit I: MQDLQHVFPRLRSYILYLLALYVLGWGFTSYKAVFAGLILGTALSLYNLWNLVRKFEQFGQALDEGKKPRSIGTVVRFATAALAVVITISYPKTFHIISVVVGLMTYYVVIIIDLVVQNMRRR, translated from the coding sequence ATGCAGGATTTGCAGCACGTTTTTCCAAGACTTCGTTCATACATATTGTATTTGTTAGCATTATACGTTCTCGGCTGGGGATTTACAAGTTATAAGGCTGTTTTTGCAGGTTTAATTTTAGGAACCGCCCTGAGTTTGTATAATTTGTGGAACTTAGTAAGAAAGTTTGAGCAGTTTGGACAGGCGTTGGATGAGGGGAAAAAGCCCCGTTCAATTGGGACTGTTGTAAGATTTGCAACAGCTGCTCTCGCAGTTGTGATTACCATCTCTTATCCAAAAACCTTTCATATTATTAGTGTAGTTGTGGGATTAATGACGTATTACGTTGTCATTATCATAGATTTAGTTGTTCAAAATATGCGTAGAAGATAG
- a CDS encoding AtpZ/AtpI family protein, whose translation MKDRNRHPLQAMALVSIILSQLAGSVLIGLFSGRWADQWLDTEPLFLILGLLSGLAAGVFMMLRTVHHFFSGD comes from the coding sequence ATGAAAGATCGCAACCGTCATCCTTTGCAAGCGATGGCATTAGTGTCAATCATTCTATCACAGTTAGCAGGTTCAGTCTTAATTGGCTTATTCTCTGGAAGATGGGCTGATCAATGGCTTGACACCGAACCACTATTTTTGATTTTAGGCCTTCTTTCAGGGCTAGCAGCAGGTGTTTTTATGATGCTGCGGACAGTCCACCATTTTTTTTCAGGAGATTAA
- a CDS encoding S8 family serine peptidase, with protein sequence MWIKWLMISFILGSGGGQMSFNPIFPSIKQEMNHQEKSIIVMVEKEKFAEFKNQLQKNYSNIKIKSEFHTVFTGLSLNGSISDLEKLSHNPSIIGSHSIKNYQVAEENSVTFIGSEQVRGLFDTYNRRLTGKGIKVGVIDTGVDYSHPDLKQTYRGGYDVIDKDYEPMETTREQGEPTLHGTHVAGIIAANGNIKGVAPQAEIYAYRALGPGGAGTSESVILAIEKAIQDDVDIINLSLGNDVNGPDLPTSLALDRAVEKGIVTVTSSGNSGPGLWTVGSPGTAGKAISVGASVSPTTVQFLTIGFSKEKIMMAPVEGSRPWTFNQTLRVINEEYFKEQKHALGNVILLKAEGNVVEKKIKQAEQAGARAVILYSPTEKSIIGKLQESVNIPVIWISKKNGDTISQYIQSQQPYLRTGKQVVQDLLTSFSSRGPVTTTWGIKPDVVAPGYFINSTVPGGYERMHGTSMAAPHVAGACALILQAHPNWSPEQVKASLMNTSKVMQQLNGQTYRVYEQGAGRIQIAKAVTADSLFYPSSLSFGIFTRPSKKVLSFKIDNQSDKAKTYRLNVPRRDEGVNWDVPLPVTVQPHQTKEIAVTLSVQPRFKNKGIYDGYLEINDSRETFSLPYMYMVSIPDYPRIMGLQVAAEKEKNTYSYELFLPEGADELGVALFDKQSLQFISYLDVDVDVERGMRKQKITIDESLVPGAYQIFAFVKKHRQEQVVHSTITIE encoded by the coding sequence ATGTGGATTAAATGGTTAATGATTAGCTTTATATTAGGGAGCGGGGGAGGGCAAATGTCGTTCAATCCGATATTTCCTTCTATAAAACAAGAAATGAATCATCAGGAAAAATCAATAATTGTCATGGTTGAAAAAGAAAAATTCGCGGAATTTAAAAATCAGCTACAAAAAAATTATTCTAATATAAAGATTAAGAGCGAATTTCACACGGTATTTACAGGACTTTCATTAAACGGCTCCATCTCGGATTTGGAAAAACTATCTCATAATCCTTCTATTATTGGTTCACATTCTATTAAAAACTACCAGGTTGCAGAAGAAAATAGCGTAACCTTCATTGGCTCAGAACAGGTAAGGGGCTTATTTGATACTTATAATCGGCGCTTAACAGGAAAAGGGATCAAAGTAGGCGTCATCGATACGGGTGTTGATTATTCTCATCCCGATTTAAAACAAACCTACAGGGGAGGGTATGATGTAATAGATAAAGATTATGAGCCGATGGAAACCACTCGGGAGCAAGGAGAGCCTACTCTGCATGGCACTCATGTAGCTGGTATTATTGCAGCAAATGGAAATATTAAAGGTGTAGCACCTCAAGCGGAGATCTACGCATACCGAGCTCTTGGACCTGGTGGAGCTGGAACGTCTGAAAGTGTTATTCTAGCTATCGAAAAAGCAATTCAAGATGATGTAGATATTATTAATTTATCATTAGGAAATGATGTGAATGGCCCTGATTTACCAACAAGCTTAGCGTTAGATCGAGCTGTTGAAAAAGGAATTGTAACGGTTACATCCAGCGGCAATTCAGGTCCAGGTTTATGGACTGTGGGCTCTCCAGGTACAGCGGGAAAAGCTATTTCGGTTGGCGCTTCTGTTTCCCCGACAACAGTTCAATTTCTAACAATTGGATTTAGCAAAGAAAAAATTATGATGGCGCCAGTAGAAGGGTCTCGTCCATGGACGTTTAATCAAACGCTGCGTGTAATAAATGAAGAATACTTCAAAGAGCAAAAGCATGCGTTGGGTAACGTCATTTTGCTAAAAGCAGAAGGAAATGTGGTTGAAAAAAAGATTAAACAAGCTGAACAGGCAGGAGCAAGAGCCGTTATTTTATATAGTCCGACTGAAAAAAGCATAATCGGTAAACTACAGGAGTCAGTAAATATTCCAGTGATATGGATAAGTAAAAAAAACGGTGATACCATTAGTCAATACATTCAGTCTCAACAGCCATACTTACGTACTGGCAAGCAAGTGGTGCAAGACTTGCTCACATCTTTCAGTTCAAGAGGACCTGTAACGACTACTTGGGGAATCAAGCCGGACGTCGTCGCACCTGGTTACTTCATTAATAGTACAGTTCCTGGGGGATACGAACGCATGCATGGAACAAGTATGGCTGCGCCCCATGTAGCTGGAGCGTGCGCTCTTATTTTACAAGCTCACCCGAACTGGTCTCCTGAACAAGTCAAAGCTTCATTGATGAACACAAGTAAAGTAATGCAGCAGCTAAATGGTCAAACGTATCGCGTATATGAACAAGGAGCTGGGAGAATTCAAATAGCAAAAGCTGTCACAGCAGACTCTTTATTTTATCCATCTTCTTTATCTTTCGGTATTTTTACGCGCCCATCAAAGAAAGTCTTATCATTTAAAATTGATAACCAGTCTGATAAAGCAAAAACGTATCGCTTAAACGTTCCGAGAAGGGATGAAGGAGTGAACTGGGATGTTCCATTACCCGTCACGGTGCAGCCCCATCAGACAAAAGAAATAGCTGTCACTTTATCGGTGCAGCCCCGTTTTAAAAATAAAGGTATATATGACGGATATTTGGAAATAAATGATTCACGTGAAACATTTTCGCTTCCTTATATGTACATGGTTAGCATTCCAGATTATCCTCGTATCATGGGATTGCAAGTAGCAGCGGAAAAAGAGAAAAATACTTATAGCTATGAACTGTTTTTGCCTGAAGGAGCAGATGAGTTAGGCGTTGCTCTTTTTGATAAGCAGTCTTTACAGTTTATATCATATTTAGATGTTGACGTTGATGTAGAAAGAGGCATGAGAAAACAGAAAATAACGATCGATGAATCGCTTGTGCCGGGGGCGTACCAAATATTTGCATTTGTGAAAAAGCATAGACAAGAGCAGGTTGTACACAGTACAATAACGATTGAATGA
- the wecB gene encoding non-hydrolyzing UDP-N-acetylglucosamine 2-epimerase: protein MKQPIKVMTIFGTRPEAIKMAPLVLELKKRPEEFEAIVTVTAQHREMLDQVLSIFDIQPDYDLNIMKDRQTLMDVTTRGLEGLDDVMKKVKPDIVLVHGDTTTTFIAGLAAFYNQIQVGHVEAGLRTWNKYSPYPEEMNRQLTGVLADLHFAPTDKSAANLQAENKKEERIFVTGNTAIDALKTTVKETYEHEVLTKLGDDRLILLTAHRRENLGEPMKNMFRAVKRIVDEHEDVQVVYPVHLNPVVRETANDILGNDPRIHLIEPLDVIDFHNFAERAHIILTDSGGVQEEAPSLGVPVLVLRDTTERPEGIEAGTLKLAGTEEETIYTLAKELLIDEDVYKQMSQASNPYGDGLASKRICDAISYYFNRRENRPEAFNPLS from the coding sequence ATGAAGCAGCCAATTAAAGTAATGACGATATTCGGGACAAGACCAGAAGCAATTAAAATGGCCCCTCTAGTGCTAGAGCTTAAAAAGCGACCGGAGGAGTTCGAAGCGATTGTTACGGTAACGGCTCAGCACCGTGAAATGTTAGACCAAGTATTGAGCATTTTTGACATTCAGCCTGACTATGACCTTAACATTATGAAAGATCGCCAAACTCTTATGGACGTAACGACCAGAGGATTAGAAGGTTTGGACGACGTAATGAAAAAAGTAAAGCCGGATATCGTACTTGTACACGGCGATACAACTACGACGTTTATTGCCGGACTAGCAGCTTTTTATAATCAAATTCAGGTGGGACATGTTGAAGCAGGTTTGCGCACATGGAATAAATATTCTCCATATCCGGAAGAAATGAACCGTCAGCTTACAGGCGTTCTCGCTGATTTGCACTTTGCTCCGACAGATAAGTCTGCAGCTAATTTGCAAGCAGAGAATAAAAAAGAAGAGCGAATCTTTGTGACTGGAAACACAGCTATCGATGCGTTAAAAACGACAGTAAAAGAGACATATGAGCATGAAGTGTTAACGAAATTGGGAGATGATCGTCTTATTTTATTAACGGCGCATCGACGCGAAAATTTAGGCGAACCAATGAAAAACATGTTCCGTGCTGTTAAACGTATTGTGGATGAACATGAAGATGTGCAAGTTGTGTATCCTGTTCATTTGAATCCGGTAGTTAGAGAAACAGCAAACGATATCTTAGGAAATGATCCACGCATTCATTTAATTGAACCGTTAGATGTAATTGACTTCCATAACTTCGCTGAGCGCGCTCATATTATTTTGACAGATTCGGGCGGTGTTCAAGAAGAAGCTCCTTCATTAGGCGTACCTGTATTGGTACTTCGTGATACAACAGAGCGACCGGAAGGAATTGAAGCAGGAACGCTCAAACTAGCAGGAACGGAAGAAGAAACAATTTATACGCTAGCAAAAGAGCTGTTAATAGATGAAGACGTATATAAGCAAATGTCACAAGCATCGAATCCTTATGGAGATGGCTTAGCTTCTAAACGTATTTGTGATGCTATTAGCTACTATTTCAACCGCCGTGAAAATAGACCGGAAGCTTTTAATCCGCTTTCGTAA